A single region of the Hylaeus volcanicus isolate JK05 chromosome 5, UHH_iyHylVolc1.0_haploid, whole genome shotgun sequence genome encodes:
- the LOC128876190 gene encoding lipid droplet-regulating VLDL assembly factor AUP1-like — MSQIDIQNLFDKSRFPSGWCLLPIFLYTPVGLLLVLLRLLTALQLWLLASLLPDCNTLRIFLNHGFSFAFGIMVKIPKDEVIDKQTRIIIANNVSVLDHFALYKATQALTPSVWELPNVLSNALGLQMMDMSSKEALITNIKQFLSTSKCNIALQPEFGTTNSRVALLKFNSWPFIIESSVQPVIIKTWRPEFIPIRVTSLASTWWADVFWFMFVPYTVFTFKYLKIKKNVDCEVLVREVEKDIAASLGLKTSCHTVSDKAEFEKRCIMEKTQNRRLNRRSSLNSQVIHNIEIQRMVRQVNEVLPLVPQNVILRDLLKTRNVDITIANILDGIVTYTPESTQTIVTPSASYNQLQTSSVKENSNLGSSSFQERKAKMIKEARERYIQKHGLKNC; from the exons ATGTCACAAATTGatattcagaatttatttgataaaagcAG GTTTCCCAGTGGTTGGTGCCTTCtacctatatttttatatacccCAGTGGGTCTCTTACTTGTATTGCTACGACTTTTAACTGCTCTGCAACTGTGGCTCCTTGCATCGCTCTTACCTGATTGCAATACTCTTCGAATATTCTTGAATCATGGATTTAGTTTTGCTTTTGGTATTATGgtaaaaattcctaaagacGAAGTTATAGACAAACAAACAAGAATTATAATTGCCAATAATGTCTCAGTCCTGGATCATTTTGCATTATATAAAGCTACACAAGCACTAACCCCTAGCGTATGGGAACTACCTAATGTTCTTAGCAATGCATTAGGTCTACAAATGATGGATATGAGTAGCAAGGAAGCtctaataacaaatattaaacagtttctttctacttcaaaatgtaatattgcGCTACAACCTGAATTTGGGACAACTAATAGCCGTGTAGCCTTGTTAAAATTCAACTCCTGGCCATTTATAATTGAATCATCTGTTCAGCcagttataattaaaacatgGAGACCAGAATTCATACCTATTCGTGTTACCTCGTTAGCATCCACATGGTGGGCTGATGTCTTCTGGTTTATGTTTGTTCCTTACACAGTTTTCACATTTAAGtacctgaaaataaaaaaaaatgtagattgTGAAGTACTGGTACGtgaagtagaaaaagatataGCGGCTAGTCTTGGACTTAAAACAAGTTGTCATACTGTATCAGATAAAGCAGAATTTGAAAAACGTTGCATCATGGAAAAAACGCAGAACAGAAGACTTAATAGAAGAAGTTCTCTAAATTCACAAGTCATacataatattgaaatacaaaGAATGGTACGACAAGTCAATGAAGTGCTTCCATTGGTCCCTCAAAATGTGATTCTTAGAGATCTgt tGAAAACACGCAATGTTGACATTACAATTGCCAATATTCTGGATGGCATAGTTACTTATACCCCAGAATCAACACAAACGATTGTTACACCATCAGCATCATATAATCAATTACAAACAAGCTCTGTCAAGGAAAATAGTAATCTAGGATCTTCTTCCTTCCAGGAAAGAAAGGCTAAAATGATCAAAGAAGCTAGGGAAAGGTATATTCAAAAGCATGGTCTTAAAAATTGCTGA
- the LOC128876189 gene encoding glutarate-semialdehyde dehydrogenase — MLHSVSTLQRGISYHASILSRSMHLLRNTAYVDGKWIEANKKVTFSVHNPVDKSVINDVPDMDVEDTRLAINAAFKAFESYRTTSAKERSVLLRDWYDLMVKHTEDLAQILTKENGKSLAESRAEIRYGNSFIEWFSEEARRVDGEVLQGGDPNRHMFLMRQPVGVAALITPWNFPHAMITRKAGAALSVGCTCVVKPSEDTPLTALALADLAEQAGFPPGIFNVLTTSQQNSPAVGKELCENPIVRVLSFTGSTPVGKILYRQCASTMKRLSLELGGNAPFIVFDSANLDLAVTGAMASKFRNTGQTCVSANRFFVQASVFDKFVEMFLAKIKSEIKMGDGSKKGITHGPLTKENQLNIVHGLVTDAVKKGAKVHCGATPLPELGPLFYAPTLLTNVSKEMEIYNKEIFGPVAVINKFDSEDEVIHKANDTPVGLAGYFYSSNVSQIFRVAKKLEIGMVGVNEGLISTAEAAFGGVKESGIGREGSRHGVDDFIDIKYVCIGNTNTYS; from the coding sequence ATGCTTCACAGTGTTTCTACATTACAAAGAGGCATTTCTTACCATGCTTCAATATTAAGTCGATCGATGCATCTTTTAAGAAATACAGCATATGTAGATGGAAAATGGATAGAAGCAAACAAGAAGGTAACATTTTCTGTTCACAATCCAGTTGATAAATCTGTTATTAATGATGTACCTGATATGGATGTTGAGGACACACGATTAGCAATTAATGCAGCATTTAAAGCTTTTGAATCTTATCGTACGACAAGTGCAAAGGAACGAAGTGTTTTACTCAGAGATTGGTATGATCTAATGGTGAAACATACAGAAGACTTGGCACAAATTTTGActaaagaaaatggaaaatctcTTGCTGAATCTAGAGCAGAAATTAGATATGGAAATTCATTCATTGAGTGGTTCTCAGAAGAAGCCAGAAGAGTTGATGGAGAAGTATTGCAAGGAGGAGATCCTAATAGACATATGTTTTTAATGAGACAACCAGTGGGAGTAGCTGCTTTAATTACACCATGGAATTTTCCACATGCTATGATTACCCGCAAAGCAGGTGCTGCCCTTTCTGTTGGGTGCACATGTGTAGTGAAACCATCCGAAGACACTCCACTCACGGCTTTAGCCTTAGCTGATCTTGCAGAACAGGCAGGCTTTCCTCCTGGAATTTTTAATGTGCTTACAACAAGTCAACAAAATTCTCCTGCTGTTGGTAAAGAATTATGTGAAAATCCTATAGTACGAGTTCTCTCGTTTACTGGTTCAACACCTGTaggaaaaattttatatcgacaGTGTGCTTCGACAATGAAGCGACTTAGTCTTGAATTAGGAGGTAATGCACCATTTATAGTTTTTGATTCTGCAAATTTAGACTTGGCTGTAACAGGTGCCATGGCAAGTAAATTCCGAAACACTGGCCAAACATGTGTTTCTGCTAATAGATTCTTTGTTCAAGCTAGTGTATTTGATAAGTTTGTTGAAATGTTTTtggcaaaaataaaaagcgaAATTAAAATGGGTGATGGCAGTAAGAAAGGAATCACACATGGACCTCTTACTAAAGAAAATCAGTTAAACATTGTCCATGGATTAGTTACCGATGCAGTGAAGAAAGGAGCAAAAGTGCACTGTGGTGCTACACCATTACCGGAGTTAGGGCCGCTATTTTATGCTCCTACACTTCTAACAAATGTATCcaaagaaatggaaatatataacaaagaaatttttggtcCAGTAgctgttattaataaatttgatagCGAAGATGAGGTTATACATAAAGCTAATGACACTCCAGTTGGTTTAGCTGGGTATTTCTATTCGTCAAATGTGTCACAAATATTTAGAGTAgcaaaaaaattagaaattggaATGGTTGGTGTGAACGAAGGATTGATTTCTACTGCAGAGGCTGCTTTTGGAGGGGTAAAAGAATCAGGTATAGGAAGAGAAGGATCTAGACATGGTGTTGATGACtttattgatataaaatatgtatgtattggAAATACTAATACTTACTCATAA
- the LOC128876188 gene encoding TBC1 domain family member 14-like — translation MKSPVSQQLNGNNNSVSSQNVSPCIVSRYGNMTNNYQVLKVSGRDSNCYIANNIVPKIGKQQLVSLNGDSISCNSVNINEALACDVASMPAVKTKALCVHIRENKWYDAGNIVSVGVAGTSLNHALESMSIAYNPTTKQLYSLEEINVSTDTQLDCKSQYLNSPCDHKEESINEIPKIEEDKYIRLESGSASSSPRNSLPRSCSSTVSSLSEVSPNGSFLSSDEQVAEKAEKSKRWGLNTIFSKNVFLWRNKDSQQSTPTSSPSRNVDKVGGSLALIQQPRPANLPAKNAIEEERHRKQYNAILEAARKRELREEKERKQQRELQLKEEERLAEDSHTWNEHVLPKFENIKNTKKVRELWWRGLPPSIRGKVWKLAIPNNLNITTHLYNICLDKALSCPVSDTLAAIKLDVSRTFPTLCVFQEGGPLSNSLQGILAAYAVYRPDVGYVQGMSFVGAILSLNMEPPDAFICFANLLNHPCHRAAFTLDQKQMDSYYRVYSNALAHKLPKVFFHFTVAGLSPDLYLLDWLYTIYAKAMPLDVACRIWDVFLRDGDEFLFRTALGVLHLYQEELLKMDFVHGAQFLTRLPENLQAEALFNSISQMSTTVGTTTFQQMLVQFS, via the coding sequence ATGAAGAGTCCTGTATCTCAACAgttaaacggaaataataattctgtttCATCGCAGAATGTATCTCCTTGCATTGTATCTCGTTATGGAAATATGACTAATAATTATCAGGTGCTAAAAGTATCCGGACGAGATTCTAATTGTTACATTGCAAACAATATTGTACCGAAAATTGGCAAACAACAGTTAGTGTCGTTGAATGGAGATTCGATATCCTGTAATAGTGTGAATATTAATGAGGCTTTGGCATGCGATGTGGCTTCTATGCCTGCTGTAAAAACCAAGGCATTATGCGTCCATATAAGAGAGAATAAATGGTATGATGCTGGAAATATAGTTTCCGTAGGAGTTGCTGGAACTAGTTTAAATCATGCATTGGAGAGTATGTCTATAGCTTATAATCCTACTACAAAGCAACTGTATTCTttggaagaaataaatgtgTCTACTGATACACAACTTGATTGTAAATCTCAATATCTGAATTCTCCTTGCGATCATAAAGAAGAATCCATAAATGAGATTCCTAAAATCGAAGAGGACAAATATATCAGATTAGAAAGTGGTAGTGCAAGCAGTAGTCCAAGAAACAGTTTACCACGCTCTTGTAGCAGTACTGTGTCTTCTCTCAGCGAAGTTTCTCCAAATGGAAGTTTTTTAAGTTCCGATGAACAAGTTGCAGAAAAAGCCGAGAAGTCCAAGCGTTGGGGATTGAATACaatcttttcaaaaaatgtatttttatggaGGAATAAAGATTCTCAACAATCTACACCTACAAGCAGTCCATCGAGAAATGTAGATAAGGTAGGAGGGAGTTTAGCTTTAATTCAACAACCAAGACCGGCGAATCTACCAGCAAAGAATGCAATAGAAGAGGAACGACATCGCAAACAATATAATGCTATTCTGGAAGCAGCAAGAAAGCGAGAATTACGAGAAGAGAAAGAACGTAAACAGCAAAGAGAACTGCAActcaaagaagaagaaagattaGCAGAAGATTCTCATACTTGGAATGAACATGTTCTTcctaaatttgaaaacattaaaaatacaaaaaaagtacGTGAGTTATGGTGGCGTGGTCTTCCACCCAGTATTCGTGGCAAAGTGTGGAAATTAGCaattccaaataatttaaatataacaacaCATCTTTACAATATATGTTTGGACAAAGCATTGTCATGCCCTGTAAGCGACACATTAGCAGCAATCAAATTAGATGTATCTCGTACCTTTCCTACCTTATGTGTCTTTCAAGAAGGTGGACCACTATCCAATAGTCTTCAAGGTATATTGGCAGCCTATGCAGTTTATAGGCCTGATGTAGGTTACGTACAAGGTATGAGTTTTGTAGGTGCAATATTATCATTGAACATGGAACCTCCAGATGCCTTTATTTGCTTTgccaatttattaaatcatccTTGTCACAGGGCTGCTTTTACATTAGACCAAAAACAAATGGATAGTTACTACAGAGTATATTCTAATGCACTTGCACATAAGCTGCCAAAagtctttttccattttacagTAGCTGGTCTCAGTccagatttatatttattagattgGTTGTATACTATATATGCCAAAGCAATGCCTCTGGATGTTGCATGTAGAATCTGGGATGTTTTTCTCAGAGATGGAGATGAGTTCCTTTTTAGAACAGCACTTGGTGTGTTACACTTATATCAAGAAGAACTATTAAAAATGGATTTTGTACATGGAGCACAATTTCTTACTAGGTTGCCAGAAAACTTGCAGGCAGAAGCTTTATTCAACAGTATTAGTCAAATGTCTACTACTGTCGGAACGACAACGTTCCAACAAATGTTAgttcaattttcttaa